The window AATCTATTGATTATTGCTGGTAATTTTTAATTGACTCTTTCCTTTTTGCGGTAACATTACCTCCTAGGATCTCCATGGTCGTCGGGTAAGGGTGAATTATGCTACTGATAGGGCTCGTCCTAGCTATGGAGGTGGTGGCTATGGTGGTGGCGgctatggtggtggtggctatgGTGGTGATGGCGGCTATGGTAACAATGcttatggtggtggtggtggtggctatgGTAACAATGCATATGGCGGTGGCAGTGgcggtggcggcggcggcggctaTGGTAACAATTCTTATGATGGTGCTGCCAGTGGAGGCTATGGCACTGGTAGTAGCGGATATGGTTCGGGTGGGAATTATCAAGGAGGTGGTGGTGGCACTGGTAGTGGCTACAGTGGAGGTGGTGTTGGTTACAGCAGTGGCGGCAATTACGCCAGTGAGAACAGTGGAGGCTATGGCAATACTGGTGGGAATTTTGATGTTTCTGGTGGTAGTGGTAACTTTGCCTCTGGGGATGGCAGTAACATAGCCGGTAGTGGATTTGAAGGAAGTACTGGACAGGGCTTTGGTGGTGTTGATCAATTTGGAACCAATGAGAGTAGCAGTGTGGATGGTGCAGCTGGAGATTTTGACAAAGATGCTTCTTTGGAAGGAAACTTAAGGGATGACGACGATGAGACTGGTGATTTTGCCAAAAGGGCCTGAAAATAGTTGAACCTGCTTTTACCATTGTTACTAGTAGACTTTCTttgttgtagttttttcttctttttccttgaactatttatttatatttatattggaTTTGGCTCTGAAAACTTGACTTTGATGCACTCTTCTAGTGTGTTTTCCCGATGAGAATCAACGAATGTTAGAAAAtaatctctctgtctctctctcgtgtgtgtgtgtgtgttctgcTACCTGAAAGTGTACATATAGAGATAAATGTGTATAGAAGATCAAATGCACTATCAAGAGTGTTCAGCGGTTCAGCCTGAAACTAGATTTGGTTGTCCTTTGATATGAGACTGTAATGTTCACGTTTAAATGTGTATTTAaccattttcttctttaaatcctTGGATAATGGTGCTACCATGTGTGCTATGCTGATCTCTAATGTGATGAAGACATTCCTATGTGGGTATCTAATGATActaaaggttttttatttttttcttggacAAAAAAGTTCCTATAGCTGTGGTATTTGCGTATTAGAATTTAGTAGTTGTGGAGAAAAACAGTAATCATTTTTTAAGTACCGATAATCTTTTGAAACTAAAATTATTTGCCTATTAGATCGAAACAAGGTGAGACCTATGCCTTGTGCAAAGAAGCCACATCAAAACAGTGCTCGTTGTTGCCGCTGCCCGCCACCCACCTAAACGAGGCTggaacaaaacaaattttgactCTCAAACTTTCGCTGATACTAATGAGGCGGGCTTAGGGGTGGTGATTCCTAGTTATCTTGGTCCGGTCATGGGGCTTCTTTACCAGGTTCTGTAGCTATGGTGGAGCTGTTAGCTGCTAAGAGGGCCATTGAGTTCGAActctaaatttgaattttcaaaacaGAAATAGGCACAGCAGTGGTAATTAAAAACCTCAACAACTCCAATTTGAATCTGTCAGCAGGAAGCTAAATTGATGGCCAAAAATATGGAGCGTTTTCTGTCGCTCATGTGGGAGGACATGAAAACAAGGTTTATCATGCCTTAGTAAGGATAGCTTTAGCCTCTTCTGCTTTACTGGTTTGGTTGGAGGATGTTCTAGCAGACATTGAAGCTTTAGTTTGTAATGATCTCAGTTCAGTTTAATAGAAGTTTGAAGTCTTGATTCTCGAAAAAAACCTTGTTGCTGTTTGTGgctattatgaaattttttgttaccTAGTAAAGTTCCAAATCCTTTGATCAAATAGTAcggttcttttccttttcctgtCTATTTTGGGTCTTTTCTTAGCTGGAGAAGACTACTCATGTGTAGGGGGGAAGCTGACACATCTTAAAATTAGAACCAGCCTGCCCCAACAAGAAATGCCagattatttaaaatttaaacgaGTAGTCTTCAAATTATTGAGTAACCAATCCTCTATCcactaaaatttgaatttatggtTAATCgttattttagattttcctttttcttttttgggtgagTTCATGACTTGTGCTTGTGAATTTCATGCACTTAAGTTATTTCTTCTTAATTACTTaactaaagaaaaagataagtacTTGGCTAAAGAAAAATGATTGTGACATAATTTTTGAGTGGATTTTATAATGAACTAGCCAgcttttttttggctaattgGGGTGAAAGAGAACACTTTTTTTGTGCTTGTTCAGAGCTATTAAAGCACAGTAATTCCCAGGTGAGTGTAGTCTACTAGTCCCACACACAAACCTGGTAATTATAGGGGAGAATGAAAAATCCTTTTGGTATGGCATGAAGATGTTGACTAAAATACTTTTTAACTTGAAACTATTAGAACAACCACTCGGAGTTAATTGGGATAGACCTTGGAAATGGAATCAAAGACATTGGCATTCAAAACAAAGAGAGTGGGTAGTCTTAACtgaacataaataatactaacaAAACTCAATTTGCAGTTCTAGTGCTTCTAATGGGAAAATTTAGTGTGATGTAATGTTCTCTTTTGTTCACTTCAATAAATATAAGCTCTTTAGGATAATGtatgttttttacttttggcTAGCATCTGCTGCAAGTTCAACGTACACTTggcctaaatttatttatttatttttgatgaatGAGAGGTAAAGTTTATTGATTTGAAAACATAACAAATATACTTTGCAGTTTACACACCACACATCACTTATTGTGCAGAACAGAACTCTCTATCTACGATACAGAACACTGCACTTTTAAAACAGAAAACAAT of the Quercus robur chromosome 10, dhQueRobu3.1, whole genome shotgun sequence genome contains:
- the LOC126702752 gene encoding glycine-rich RNA-binding protein 3, mitochondrial-like yields the protein MAFLSKVGNLLRQTASKQISSEFGASKPSFFQAIRCMSSMSSSKLFIGGLSYGTDEQSLKEAFAKYGEVVEARIIMDRETGRSRGFGFVTYVSSEEASSAIQALDGQDLHGRRVRVNYATDRARPSYGGGGYGGGGYGGGGYGGDGGYGNNAYGGGGGGYGNNAYGGGSGGGGGGGYGNNSYDGAASGGYGTGSSGYGSGGNYQGGGGGTGSGYSGGGVGYSSGGNYASENSGGYGNTGGNFDVSGGSGNFASGDGSNIAGSGFEGSTGQGFGGVDQFGTNESSSVDGAAGDFDKDASLEGNLRDDDDETGDFAKRA